The following proteins come from a genomic window of Campylobacter concisus:
- a CDS encoding 6-hydroxymethylpterin diphosphokinase MptE-like protein: protein MSDKKNKLETKEKKLSGITNPIFEKNLQALFQQDEVLAARLFGMNLQTKYEVILDKSDPIYINIINKESNKTIYKDPVEEISKMLIDIEKKYKRYPGLFFYGLGNGILYKALAKNETHKKIIVVEPELEIIHLVLNIIDISNELKNEQIILFYSEFATYAQFYYLVSHSDLDIYAKTYSLIIHSNYYDNFADDYIKINKNITRAFSQNVVSHGNSIDDLLIGTKQHIENLPHMLTNYCYTNLVKKRHGLMDTAIIVSTGPSLDKQLETLKKFAPYVSIISVDASYPILARNGIKPDYVTSIERMIPTSTFFEKKHPRFDDDINFIVASVTHNQTVKNILPRRLVLTMRPQQEEKMFRLNKYGYLGVGHSCANMAYQLAYVLGHKNIIFIGQDLAFGKDGASHAKGHTIAQPDENLYTIAYGGKGEVRTTYVWMLFKNQFENDIEQAKLEDIKSYNCTEGGARINGAIEKPFLEVINELCKGKKVKNLPNIKKDSDKVANKNLSKAYEVIRNKIRVQTQAKEKIEKVFLELTPKIDNFMILRDKGEINTKHFKELVGISNKIDKLKNCISHKKYMRYIENIFVISTYHQELELAKVSVAPSDTDEEKTNKLVEWIEFHKYWLFSAAGGINADIETTKEASKPLIKELKKRGIFPKKD from the coding sequence ATGTCTGATAAAAAAAACAAACTAGAGACAAAAGAAAAAAAATTAAGCGGAATAACAAATCCTATTTTTGAAAAAAATCTTCAAGCACTATTTCAACAAGATGAGGTCTTGGCAGCTAGACTTTTTGGAATGAACCTACAAACTAAATACGAAGTCATTTTAGATAAAAGTGATCCAATATACATAAATATTATCAACAAAGAATCAAATAAAACAATATATAAAGATCCAGTTGAAGAAATTAGCAAGATGCTTATTGATATAGAAAAAAAATACAAAAGATATCCGGGACTTTTCTTCTATGGCTTAGGTAATGGCATACTTTATAAAGCTTTGGCAAAAAATGAAACTCATAAGAAAATTATCGTTGTAGAACCAGAGCTTGAAATTATACATCTTGTTTTAAATATAATTGATATATCAAATGAATTAAAAAATGAACAAATAATTCTTTTTTATTCTGAATTTGCTACATATGCACAGTTTTACTATCTTGTATCACATAGCGATTTAGATATATATGCTAAAACTTATAGCTTAATAATCCACTCTAACTATTATGATAATTTTGCAGATGACTATATCAAAATAAATAAAAATATAACAAGAGCCTTTTCACAAAATGTCGTCTCTCATGGAAATAGCATAGATGATCTTCTAATAGGTACAAAGCAGCATATCGAGAATTTACCTCATATGCTTACTAACTACTGCTACACAAATTTAGTTAAAAAAAGACACGGTCTTATGGATACAGCGATCATTGTCTCTACAGGGCCAAGCCTAGACAAACAACTAGAAACGCTTAAAAAATTTGCACCTTATGTAAGCATTATAAGCGTCGATGCATCCTATCCGATACTTGCAAGAAATGGTATAAAGCCAGATTATGTAACATCAATTGAACGAATGATACCTACTTCTACTTTTTTTGAAAAAAAACACCCTAGATTTGATGATGATATAAATTTTATTGTAGCTTCAGTGACACACAACCAAACTGTAAAAAATATACTACCTAGACGTTTAGTGCTTACGATGAGGCCTCAACAAGAAGAAAAAATGTTTAGACTCAACAAATATGGATATCTTGGTGTCGGACACAGTTGTGCAAATATGGCCTACCAGCTAGCGTATGTCTTAGGGCATAAAAATATTATATTTATAGGTCAAGACCTTGCTTTTGGTAAAGACGGTGCAAGTCATGCCAAAGGTCACACTATCGCTCAGCCGGACGAAAATTTATATACTATCGCCTATGGTGGCAAAGGAGAAGTAAGAACAACTTATGTATGGATGCTCTTTAAAAATCAATTTGAAAATGATATCGAGCAAGCTAAATTAGAAGATATAAAATCATATAACTGCACTGAAGGTGGAGCTAGAATAAATGGCGCCATAGAGAAACCTTTTTTAGAAGTTATAAATGAGCTTTGCAAAGGTAAAAAAGTTAAAAATTTACCAAATATCAAAAAAGATAGCGATAAAGTAGCTAACAAAAATTTGTCAAAAGCCTATGAAGTAATACGAAACAAAATAAGAGTTCAAACACAAGCTAAAGAAAAAATAGAAAAAGTATTTTTAGAACTAACGCCAAAAATTGATAATTTTATGATTTTAAGAGATAAGGGCGAAATAAACACAAAACATTTTAAAGAGCTTGTAGGAATATCAAATAAGATAGATAAGCTTAAAAACTGCATCTCTCATAAAAAATATATGAGATATATAGAAAACATCTTTGTTATCTCGACTTATCACCAAGAGTTAGAGCTTGCCAAAGTATCAGTAGCTCCAAGTGATACAGACGAAGAAAAAACTAATAAATTAGTTGAGTGGATAGAATTTCATAAATACTGGTTATTTTCAGCGGCTGGCGGTATAAATGCAGATATAGAAACAACAAAAGAAGCCTCAAAACCTCTTATAAAAGAGCTTAAAAAACGTGGCATCTTTCCAAAAAAAGACTAA